The following are encoded together in the Culex pipiens pallens isolate TS chromosome 1, TS_CPP_V2, whole genome shotgun sequence genome:
- the LOC120430325 gene encoding fibrinogen C domain-containing protein 1-like: MTMKTLVILVLCGAALLGTVSCKKKIQCRLLQTGGPESATTTPAPVVQKAINSSEFEMIMAKLDAVDLRILKTEFAVQNTVQGIASDVENLSRVVEKLAWVASQSEQSSSFVEHHVKLLEHNLTRLQKDVREVLSLQQKLPSKGYIDNALVKLKLQTKLEQDPVNEGKIQQMSEMIETMFKQEQAALHNMAMLHLPKDDSYEYCDQIPRNKSSGVFLLHPDKDFHDPIKVFCNQTFNGGGWSVIQRRFNGTVNFYRDYQSYQRGFGKLGGGEFWLGLDRIHRLTYSAPHELIVILEDWDGITKYAKYQNFEVSGEKELYKVTKIDGYSGTAGDSLNYTKNAAFSTFDHDNDTSIKQNCAVKYHGAWWYKSCHSSNLNGKYLRGINSEFGVGMNWDTFRGMNYALKESTIMIRRRMDLVSEVALRLVPQGNGGNGGKSSLPEQDQNTSQEEHEEIEVEHDQEEQRLVDGGAANDDDYEVEVEDVVPEPALAAQREIALKEALSVRTL, from the exons ATGACCATGAAAACGTTGGTGATTTTAGTGCTCTGCGGAGCTGCCCTGCTCGGGACGGTGTCCTGCAAGAAGAAGATCCAGTGTCGACTGCTGCAGACAGGGGGACCGGAATCTGCTACGACGACACCGGCACCGGTTGTACAGAAGGCGATCAATAGCTCGGAGTTTGAGATGATCATGGCAAAGTTGGACGCGGTTGATTTAAGGATTTTGAAGACGGAGTTTGCGGTGCAGAACACGGTCCAAGGGATCGCAAGTGATGTGGAGAATTTGAGCCGGGTTGTGGAGAAGTTGGCCTGGGTGGCGAGTCAGTCGGAACAGTCGAGTAGTTTCGTGGAGCATCATGTGAAGCTGCTCGAACATAATCTGACCAGGCTGCAGAAGGATGTTCGCGAAGTGTTGAGCTTGCAGCAGAAGCTACCGAGTAAGGGATACATTGATAATGCACTGGTGAAGTTGAAGCTGCAGACCAAGCTGGAGCAGGATCCGGTGAATGAAGGCAAGATTCAGCAGATGTCGGAGATGATTGAGACGATGTTCAAGCAGGAACAGGCTGCGCTTCACAATATGGCCATGCTGCACTTGCCAAAGGACGATAGTTACGAGTATTGTGACCAAATACCGAGGAACAAATCTTCCGGAGTGTTCCTGCTGCATCCGGATAAAGACTTCCACGATCCGATCAAGGTGTTCTGCAACCAGACGTTCAACGGTGGTGGTTGGTCCGTCATCCAGAGACGTTTTAACGGAACTGTCAACTTCTACCGGGACTACCAGAGCTATCAGCGTGGCTTCGGAAAACTCGGCGGTGGTGAGTTCTGGCTGGGTCTGGATAGAATTCATCGCCTCACCTATTCGGCTCCTCACGAGCTGATTGTCATACTGGAAGATTGGGACGGAATCACCAAGTACGCCAAGTATCAGAACTTTGAGGTTTCCGGCGAGAAGGAGCTGTACAAGGTCACCAAGATCGACGGATACTCGGGAACGGCGGGAGATTCACTGAACTATACCAAAAATGCCGCTTTCTCGACGTTCGATCATGACAACGACACTAGTATTAAGCAGAACTGTGCGGTCAAGTACCACGGAGCATGGTGGTACAAGTCTTGTCACTCCAG CAACCTTAACGGAAAGTACCTGCGCGGTATCAACTCCGAGTTCGGTGTCGGTATGAATTGGGACACCTTCCGCGGTATGAACTACGCCCTCAAGGAGTCCACCATCATGATCCGACGGCGAATGGACCTCGTTTCGGAAGTAGCGCTCAGACTTGTACCGCAGGGAAACGGAGGCAATGGGGGGAAATCTTCACTGCCAGAACAGGACCAGAACACTAGCCAGGAAGAGCACGAGGAGATAGAGGTGGAGCACGATCAGGAAGAGCAACGGCTGGTGGACGGTGGCGCTGCCAACGATGACGATTACGAAGTTGAGGTGGAGGACGTTGTTCCGGAACCGGCGCTGGCGGCACAGCGGGAAATCGCTTTGAAGGAGGCACTGTCGGTGCGGACGctttaa